A genomic region of Rhodospirillales bacterium contains the following coding sequences:
- the thrS gene encoding threonine--tRNA ligase — translation MSEITITLPDGSARSYENGVTGLGIAESISPSLAKAVVAARIDGEIKDATLPITEDARVELIKRDDPAALEIIRHDAAHVMAQAVQELFPGTQVTIGPAIENGFYYDFYRSEPFSTEDLEAIEKKMRQIVEKASPFVREVWDRNEAIAHFKEIGEQFKAELIQDLPESETITIYRQGDWYDLCRGPHMPTTKHIGTAFKLMKVAGAYWRGDSSKAMLTRIYGTAWRNDKELKEYLTQLEEAEKRDHRKLGKEMDLYHFQEEAQGSVFWHPKGFVIYNQLENYIRRRLRDCNYVEVKTPQLIDNKLWEKSGHWGKFRENMFVVPDEVPNTDDDGPVISGKGALMAIKPMNCPAHIQIFNQGIKSYRDLPLRMAEFGCCHRNEAHGALHGLMRVRQMTQDDAHIFCTEDQILGEVKDFVELFYAVYKDFGFEDIQIKLATRPELRAGSDEVWDRAEKAMVDGLEALGLSYEIAEGEGAFYGPKYEFHLRDAIGRTWQCGTCQLDFNLPERLDAFYIGEDGNRHRPVMIHRAVFGSLERFAGILIESFAGKLPLWIAPIQCVVATITSDANDYAQKIYDELHAAGLRVELDVRNEKINYKVREHSLAKVPVMFVVGAREAEQETVAVRRLGTQEQSFIPFAEARESLVIESKPPY, via the coding sequence ATGAGTGAAATTACCATTACATTACCGGATGGATCGGCGCGGTCCTATGAAAACGGTGTGACGGGGCTGGGGATTGCGGAAAGTATTTCTCCGTCGCTGGCTAAAGCTGTGGTTGCGGCCCGTATTGATGGTGAGATCAAGGATGCGACGTTACCCATTACTGAAGATGCGCGCGTTGAGCTGATTAAACGTGATGATCCGGCCGCTTTGGAAATCATTCGCCACGATGCGGCTCATGTGATGGCGCAGGCCGTGCAGGAGCTTTTTCCCGGTACGCAGGTAACCATCGGCCCGGCGATTGAAAATGGCTTTTACTATGATTTTTACCGCAGTGAACCGTTTTCAACCGAAGATCTGGAAGCGATTGAGAAGAAAATGCGGCAGATCGTCGAGAAGGCTTCTCCGTTTGTTCGCGAGGTTTGGGACCGCAATGAGGCGATTGCCCATTTCAAGGAAATCGGGGAACAATTCAAGGCGGAACTGATACAGGATTTACCTGAATCTGAAACCATCACGATTTATCGTCAGGGCGACTGGTACGATTTGTGCCGCGGGCCGCACATGCCGACAACCAAGCATATTGGAACGGCGTTTAAACTGATGAAGGTGGCAGGGGCTTACTGGCGCGGGGATTCATCGAAGGCGATGCTGACCCGGATCTACGGGACGGCCTGGCGCAACGATAAAGAGCTTAAAGAGTACCTGACTCAGCTTGAGGAAGCAGAAAAGCGCGATCACCGCAAACTGGGCAAGGAAATGGATCTTTACCATTTTCAGGAAGAGGCGCAGGGCTCGGTTTTCTGGCATCCGAAAGGCTTTGTGATTTATAACCAGCTGGAAAATTACATTCGCCGCCGGTTACGCGATTGTAATTATGTAGAGGTTAAAACCCCGCAGTTGATTGATAACAAGCTGTGGGAGAAATCCGGGCATTGGGGAAAATTCCGCGAAAACATGTTTGTGGTGCCGGACGAAGTACCGAATACCGATGATGACGGGCCGGTAATTTCAGGAAAAGGCGCTTTGATGGCGATCAAGCCGATGAATTGCCCGGCGCATATCCAGATTTTTAATCAGGGCATTAAGTCTTACCGCGACTTGCCTCTCCGGATGGCTGAATTTGGCTGTTGTCACAGGAACGAGGCGCATGGCGCTCTGCATGGTTTGATGCGCGTGCGGCAAATGACGCAGGATGATGCTCATATTTTCTGTACGGAAGATCAGATTCTGGGCGAAGTGAAAGACTTTGTTGAGCTGTTCTATGCTGTTTACAAGGATTTTGGGTTCGAAGATATCCAGATTAAGCTGGCGACGCGTCCTGAGTTGCGGGCCGGGTCAGACGAGGTCTGGGATCGCGCTGAAAAAGCTATGGTTGACGGGCTGGAGGCTTTGGGGCTGTCTTACGAAATCGCTGAAGGAGAGGGTGCTTTTTACGGGCCTAAATATGAATTCCATCTGCGGGATGCGATTGGCCGGACATGGCAATGTGGTACGTGCCAGCTCGACTTTAACCTGCCGGAGCGGCTGGATGCTTTTTATATCGGTGAAGATGGCAACCGGCATCGTCCGGTTATGATCCACCGGGCTGTTTTCGGTTCTTTGGAGCGCTTTGCCGGTATTTTAATCGAAAGCTTTGCCGGGAAATTGCCGCTGTGGATTGCGCCGATACAGTGTGTGGTGGCAACGATTACATCCGACGCAAACGATTATGCGCAAAAGATTTATGATGAGCTTCATGCTGCCGGGTTACGGGTTGAGCTCGATGTGCGTAACGAGAAAATTAACTACAAAGTGCGCGAACATTCTCTGGCTAAAGTGCCGGTGATGTTTGTTGTCGGGGCGCGGGAAGCCGAACAGGAAACAGTGGCTGTTCGTCGTCTGGGGACACAAGAACAATCATTTATACCGTTTGCCGAAGCGCGGGAATCTCTTGTCATTGAGAGTAAACCGCCGTATTAA
- the addA gene encoding double-strand break repair helicase AddA, which translates to MTNAAQMETSVRDIDPTVKQRNAANPHASVWVGASAGTGKTKVLVDRLLRLLLPRQDGRDGTLPHRILCLTFTKAAASEMALRINTILSQWAVISTDDSGTDQKGLRTQLQELLGYEPSSDDIIAARRLFAQVVDTPGGLKIMTIHSFCQSVLGRFPLEAGLPPHFTVIDERQARELLITARDHMLRTARKNEDIPESPAFRMLATTQNESQFMSLLGHLTGERLLLEKELPGADDDLSLSAFHTKICALLDIESDADEDKILAAACKSDSFDESGLRSACAALATGTAASDQPKGIALQSWLDSSPHTRRENWKSYSALYLKSDGAPYKKLITGKPAQNFPEAEPALQAESLRIFDIQDKLRAVRCAADTRNLFILGRSILQAYQSAKERLAALDYDDLILRTLALLQKPDSAPWVLYKLDGGLDHVLIDEAQDTNPEQWQIISTLCDDFFSGNSAHDDIERTLFTVGDKKQSIYSFQRAAPQEFDRMKHHFATQIEAAAQKFTPETLNISFRSTKTVLRLVDTVFAMDPARQGMENESPEHISFRTGQAGLVELWPLFTLEDIPEEPPWTPPTTIVESRGPGAQLAEHIGTTIARWLDNKDILESAGRPVIPGDIMILVRTRTAFVGQLVRALKTRKIPVSGIDRMVLGEQLAVMDLLALARFALLPDDDLTLACILKSPLIGWTEDQLYEIAIDRQNQSLWQTLGEKGPPKLVDWLQTLIFNAAADHPYEFFSRVLQQPCPADPVSGLRAIIKRLGIDAQDPLDEFLNAALAFERDHIPALQDFLVWQQKEDIVIKREMEEAGNHVRIMTIHAAKGLQAPIVFLPDTIRTHASKRTPRLLWPDKSGLRLPLWSARSADDPALYQSARKKVEDRLDEEYRRLLYVAMTRAEERLYIAGYCGRTKPIDDSWYNYVSAGFTALGDTETIEFGSQTALRITDPRTRDPDRAEKSQKTPQEISGPLPAMPWMTAPPPEEPDPPRPLTPSRPSEEQPAAQSPLSRQDTYRFRRGNITHLLLQILPDLPVEKREATAAAYIDRQAGDLPDSVRRDVVRETMAILSHPDYAPLFGPGSQAEIPVTGYVNGRLVSGQIDRILVTKDAIWIIDYKTNRPPPTEEQAIPALYRQQMKSYRDIVANIYDDRPVRCFLLWTDGPHLMEVNL; encoded by the coding sequence ATGACCAATGCTGCGCAAATGGAAACATCGGTTCGCGATATTGACCCCACGGTAAAGCAGCGTAATGCGGCAAACCCGCACGCGTCCGTCTGGGTGGGAGCATCAGCCGGAACCGGCAAGACAAAAGTCTTGGTAGATCGTTTGCTGCGCCTTCTTTTACCGCGGCAAGATGGCCGGGACGGAACGCTCCCCCATCGGATTTTGTGCCTGACCTTTACAAAAGCCGCCGCAAGCGAAATGGCCTTGCGAATTAATACGATCCTGAGCCAATGGGCCGTTATCAGCACAGACGATTCCGGCACCGATCAAAAAGGCCTGCGCACTCAGTTACAGGAACTGTTGGGTTATGAGCCCTCAAGCGACGATATCATAGCCGCCCGGCGCCTGTTCGCACAGGTTGTCGACACGCCCGGCGGCCTGAAAATCATGACAATTCATTCTTTCTGCCAGTCCGTTCTGGGACGCTTCCCGCTCGAAGCCGGCCTGCCACCGCATTTCACCGTGATTGATGAGCGACAAGCCCGTGAACTGTTAATTACCGCCCGCGACCATATGCTCCGTACAGCGCGCAAAAATGAGGATATTCCTGAATCCCCGGCGTTTCGTATGCTGGCCACCACACAGAACGAATCACAATTCATGAGTCTTCTCGGCCACCTGACCGGGGAAAGACTGCTGCTGGAAAAAGAATTACCGGGGGCAGACGATGATCTGTCTCTATCGGCCTTTCACACAAAAATATGTGCGCTTTTAGACATCGAGTCAGATGCAGACGAAGATAAAATTCTGGCCGCTGCCTGTAAAAGCGATTCTTTTGATGAGTCCGGTTTGCGATCCGCTTGTGCGGCTCTGGCGACAGGCACCGCCGCAAGCGACCAGCCAAAAGGCATCGCCCTGCAAAGCTGGCTGGATTCTTCCCCGCATACCCGGCGGGAAAACTGGAAAAGCTATAGCGCGCTTTACCTTAAATCTGATGGCGCGCCCTATAAAAAACTAATCACCGGCAAACCCGCACAAAACTTTCCGGAGGCAGAGCCCGCCCTGCAAGCCGAGAGTCTCCGTATTTTTGATATACAGGATAAATTACGGGCGGTCCGCTGCGCCGCTGACACGCGTAACCTGTTCATTCTGGGTCGCAGCATTTTACAGGCCTATCAAAGCGCCAAAGAACGGCTGGCCGCTCTGGATTACGACGATTTGATTTTAAGAACACTGGCTTTGCTGCAAAAACCGGACAGCGCCCCTTGGGTTTTATACAAACTCGATGGCGGGCTGGACCATGTCCTGATAGACGAAGCGCAAGACACCAACCCCGAACAATGGCAAATCATTTCCACCCTGTGTGATGATTTCTTTTCCGGGAACAGCGCCCACGATGACATCGAACGCACCTTGTTCACAGTCGGTGATAAAAAACAGTCTATTTACAGCTTCCAGCGCGCCGCGCCGCAGGAATTTGATCGCATGAAACATCATTTTGCAACGCAGATCGAAGCCGCCGCGCAAAAGTTTACCCCGGAAACCCTGAATATATCGTTCCGGTCCACCAAAACTGTCCTGCGACTGGTCGATACGGTTTTTGCCATGGATCCGGCCCGGCAGGGAATGGAAAATGAATCCCCCGAACACATTTCTTTCCGCACCGGTCAGGCCGGTCTGGTCGAACTCTGGCCTCTTTTCACCCTGGAAGACATCCCCGAAGAACCACCGTGGACGCCACCAACCACGATCGTCGAAAGCCGCGGCCCCGGCGCACAGCTGGCCGAACATATCGGGACAACGATTGCCCGGTGGCTAGACAACAAAGACATTCTCGAATCGGCGGGACGGCCTGTTATTCCGGGCGATATAATGATTTTGGTCCGCACCCGCACCGCTTTTGTCGGACAACTTGTCCGCGCCCTGAAAACCAGAAAAATCCCGGTTAGCGGGATCGACCGGATGGTTCTGGGCGAACAGCTCGCCGTGATGGATTTGCTGGCGCTGGCCCGGTTTGCGTTGCTTCCCGATGATGATTTAACGCTCGCCTGCATTCTGAAATCCCCCCTGATCGGCTGGACCGAGGACCAGCTATACGAAATTGCCATCGACAGACAAAATCAATCCCTCTGGCAGACGCTCGGGGAAAAAGGGCCGCCCAAGCTGGTAGACTGGCTGCAAACGCTAATCTTTAACGCCGCCGCCGACCATCCATACGAGTTTTTCAGCCGGGTATTACAGCAACCCTGCCCGGCCGATCCCGTCAGCGGTCTGCGGGCGATTATAAAACGCCTGGGCATCGACGCCCAGGATCCTCTGGATGAATTTTTAAACGCCGCTCTGGCCTTTGAGCGCGATCATATTCCCGCCTTGCAGGATTTTCTGGTCTGGCAGCAAAAAGAAGACATCGTTATCAAACGCGAGATGGAAGAAGCCGGAAACCACGTCCGCATCATGACGATTCATGCCGCCAAGGGGCTGCAGGCACCGATCGTATTTTTACCCGACACGATCCGCACGCACGCCTCCAAACGCACACCGCGGCTGCTTTGGCCGGATAAATCCGGGCTGAGACTCCCCCTGTGGAGCGCACGCAGCGCCGATGACCCGGCGCTATATCAAAGCGCCAGAAAAAAAGTCGAGGACAGGCTGGACGAAGAATACCGGCGATTACTTTATGTCGCCATGACCCGCGCCGAAGAACGGCTTTATATCGCGGGTTACTGTGGCCGGACCAAGCCCATAGATGACAGCTGGTATAATTACGTATCCGCCGGTTTCACTGCACTAGGTGATACCGAAACCATAGAGTTTGGTTCTCAAACAGCGCTACGAATCACCGACCCCCGTACCCGTGATCCCGACCGCGCCGAAAAATCACAAAAGACTCCGCAGGAAATATCCGGCCCCCTGCCCGCCATGCCGTGGATGACAGCCCCGCCGCCCGAAGAACCCGATCCCCCGCGGCCCTTGACCCCGTCCCGGCCATCCGAGGAACAACCCGCCGCGCAAAGCCCGCTTTCCCGGCAGGATACATACCGGTTCCGACGCGGAAACATCACACATTTGCTTTTACAGATATTACCGGACCTGCCTGTCGAAAAAAGAGAGGCAACCGCCGCCGCCTATATCGACCGTCAGGCTGGCGATCTGCCGGACTCTGTCCGCCGGGACGTCGTCCGCGAAACAATGGCGATATTGTCACACCCCGATTACGCGCCCTTGTTCGGACCCGGATCACAAGCCGAAATCCCTGTCACAGGTTATGTAAACGGTCGTCTGGTCAGCGGCCAGATTGACCGCATTCTGGTGACAAAAGATGCTATCTGGATCATTGATTACAAAACGAATCGGCCGCCGCCGACAGAAGAACAGGCAATCCCTGCCCTTTACCGTCAGCAAATGAAATCCTATAGAGACATTGTCGCTAATATATATGACGACAGACCGGTTCGCTGTTTCCTTCTCTGGACCGACGGACCGCACCTGATGGAAGTAAATCTGTAA
- the trxA gene encoding thioredoxin has protein sequence MSSVNVSDSDFENEVLKAEGPVVVDFWAEWCGPCKAMSPIVDEIAGEMNGKLKVVKVNIDENPDAPTKYGVRGIPTFMVFKDGQVVDTRVGGMAKSQFSEWLNSAV, from the coding sequence ATGTCCAGCGTAAATGTAAGTGACAGTGATTTTGAAAATGAAGTATTGAAGGCCGAAGGACCGGTCGTTGTCGATTTCTGGGCGGAATGGTGCGGGCCGTGCAAGGCAATGTCACCGATCGTCGATGAAATCGCCGGCGAAATGAACGGTAAACTCAAGGTCGTCAAAGTAAACATCGATGAAAACCCGGACGCTCCCACCAAATATGGTGTGCGGGGCATCCCGACCTTTATGGTCTTCAAAGACGGGCAAGTCGTTGATACCCGCGTTGGTGGTATGGCCAAAAGCCAGTTCAGCGAATGGCTCAATTCAGCCGTCTGA
- a CDS encoding translation initiation factor IF-3: MQPPRKEEGPRINEQIRVAEVRLIGPEGEQIGVVSIDEAMSQAENAGLDLVEISPQAEPPVCKVMDYGKFKYEQQKKANEARKKQKTIDVKEVKLRPTIEMHDYNVKLKNAIRFLEKGDKVKVTLRFRGREMAHQDLAKEVVERFRNDVGDLAKVELEPKMEGRQMIMVLSSTK, encoded by the coding sequence ATGCAACCGCCGCGGAAAGAGGAAGGACCGCGTATTAATGAACAGATCAGGGTCGCCGAAGTACGGCTTATTGGCCCGGAAGGTGAGCAGATCGGAGTAGTTTCTATTGATGAAGCGATGAGTCAGGCCGAGAATGCCGGGCTGGATCTGGTGGAAATATCGCCACAGGCCGAACCGCCGGTTTGTAAGGTTATGGACTACGGCAAATTTAAATACGAGCAGCAAAAAAAAGCCAACGAAGCGCGTAAAAAGCAAAAAACGATCGATGTGAAGGAAGTGAAATTACGTCCGACGATCGAAATGCATGACTATAACGTCAAGCTGAAGAATGCGATTCGGTTCCTTGAAAAAGGCGATAAAGTTAAAGTTACCCTGCGTTTCCGGGGGCGGGAGATGGCTCACCAGGATTTGGCCAAGGAGGTCGTCGAGCGGTTTCGCAATGATGTCGGCGATCTGGCCAAAGTTGAACTGGAGCCGAAAATGGAAGGCCGCCAAATGATTATGGTGTTGTCGTCGACAAAATAA
- a CDS encoding HlyD family type I secretion periplasmic adaptor subunit, which translates to MMAKEKQKQDESLRINEAADWAKIRGQWAKERLETMRAHAENVFDPDDDLPLSRHMMLVVIGTFFVIFVVWANWATLDEVTRGDGKVIPSSEIQMVQHQEGGIVRDFLVKEGDNVTAGQVLMRLSDVGATSDLGSNQKRYLGLKAKSQRLQAEAEGQVTPQFSEDVMKGVPQSVTEELNAFKANQANVHSQTQVLDQQISQREQEVRELETRASDLRGVISLSRQEMDMIRPLVERGSAPKMELLQLERDMKERQTELNGVLTSLPRAKSAVEEAKSRIEELKSAARATAQTELATTQIEMGTIKETLSALSDRQKRTDIRSPVSGTIKDFKINTVGGVIKPGDDVVEIVPRDDQLLVEARVRPADIAFLYPGQQAIVKITAYDFSIYGGLKGEVVDISADTITNDKGESFYRVRVRTPEKNLKRKGEILPIIPGMVASVDILTGEKTVMEYIMKPFIKTLDNAMKER; encoded by the coding sequence ATGATGGCTAAGGAAAAACAGAAACAAGACGAAAGCCTGCGAATTAACGAGGCGGCAGACTGGGCTAAGATCCGTGGTCAGTGGGCGAAAGAGCGCCTTGAAACCATGCGGGCGCATGCTGAAAATGTTTTCGATCCGGATGACGATTTGCCGTTGTCCCGGCATATGATGCTGGTGGTTATCGGTACGTTTTTCGTGATTTTTGTTGTGTGGGCCAACTGGGCGACACTGGATGAGGTTACGCGCGGCGATGGAAAAGTCATTCCGTCGAGCGAGATCCAGATGGTTCAGCATCAGGAAGGCGGGATTGTCCGTGATTTTCTGGTTAAAGAGGGCGATAACGTAACGGCCGGCCAGGTTTTGATGCGGCTGTCCGATGTGGGGGCTACATCAGATCTGGGTTCGAACCAGAAGCGGTATCTGGGCTTAAAGGCGAAATCCCAGCGTTTGCAGGCCGAGGCCGAAGGGCAAGTGACACCGCAATTTTCCGAAGATGTTATGAAGGGTGTTCCGCAAAGCGTAACCGAGGAATTAAACGCGTTCAAAGCTAACCAAGCGAATGTGCATAGCCAAACGCAGGTTTTGGATCAGCAGATAAGCCAGCGGGAGCAGGAAGTGCGCGAACTGGAAACGCGCGCATCGGATTTGCGCGGTGTGATCAGTTTATCGCGGCAGGAAATGGATATGATTCGGCCATTGGTTGAGCGCGGCAGTGCTCCGAAGATGGAACTCTTACAGTTAGAGCGCGATATGAAGGAGCGTCAGACCGAGCTTAACGGCGTTCTGACATCCTTGCCGCGGGCAAAATCGGCGGTGGAAGAAGCCAAAAGCCGGATTGAAGAGCTGAAAAGCGCAGCGCGGGCCACGGCCCAGACCGAACTTGCGACGACCCAGATTGAGATGGGAACGATCAAGGAAACGCTTTCAGCGCTGAGTGATCGCCAGAAACGGACGGATATTCGGTCCCCTGTTTCCGGGACGATCAAGGATTTCAAGATCAATACCGTGGGCGGCGTCATTAAGCCGGGGGATGATGTTGTTGAGATTGTGCCTCGGGATGACCAGCTTTTGGTCGAGGCGCGTGTACGTCCCGCGGATATTGCTTTTCTTTATCCCGGTCAGCAGGCTATCGTTAAAATCACAGCTTACGATTTCTCTATTTATGGCGGTTTAAAAGGGGAGGTCGTCGATATTTCAGCGGACACCATTACCAATGATAAAGGGGAGAGTTTTTACCGTGTACGTGTCCGTACGCCCGAAAAAAACCTGAAGCGCAAAGGCGAAATTTTGCCGATCATTCCCGGCATGGTCGCGTCTGTTGATATTCTGACCGGCGAGAAGACCGTGATGGAATACATTATGAAGCCGTTTATCAAGACCCTTGATAATGCCATGAAAGAGCGTTAA
- the addB gene encoding double-strand break repair protein AddB: MTETLRGLYTIPPGIPFVDALADGLLKQSDGSPEMLSTFRVLLPTRRACRNLREAFLRLSNGKPLLLPRMQPLGDIDEDELSLTLSGYENIPDFFELPPGLPPLKRQVLLARLIMKARDLHHNPDQAFALAHELGRFIDQIYIENLDMADLQNLVPDSLSEHWQITLDFLKILSENWPAILAENGVIDAADRRNRLLRILTKHWQKHPPQTPVIAAGSTGSIPATAALLKTIATLPQGCVILPGLDNAMDQESWDALEPTHPQATMKDLLKRLETERKNVAPWPHKKQDEQNEMRLWLTREMMRPADTVDQWKDLQLNEQDRDRLNRSLNNIQRYDCDTVQEEANLIACLMRETLEHDARTAALITPDRRLARRVAMACRRWDITVDDSAGQALSDTAVGSFIRLTAQTVLSGLKPATLLSLLKHRHFCFEKNRRLIEDFEISVLRGPMPAKGFEGLRTTLAKNEKIDGPTRQMIASFINRLDDALSPLMALMEDTHKQNFATLLDAHITLVESLSETTGGVLWQGEDGEQAALFLAELKDQAPLFPPMTSHNYLTVISRLMAGIAVRPAYGSHPRLFILGQLEARLTQADLLIMAGLNEGTWPPEAPADPWMSRPMRKEFKLPAPERTIGQTAHDFVQGFCAQNVVMTRSRRVDGTPAVPARWLQRLDTVLQAAGFDPQDLQKHPYLHYARMLDETDDFCPVERPQPRPPVEKRPRELYVTAIEKWMRDPYSIYARYVLGLRKLDNVEEDSDAATRGTLIHETLQEFITANPDTTPENAADILCNIAKEKLGERLETDPSWTYWWPRFERLANWFADHEKQWRQDTRPQTIKTEISGKVALPGPAGSFVLGAKADRIDQRTDGTAAIIDYKTGTVPGKKAVIAGLSPQMPLEGSILKAGGFAGLGSVKTIGYLGFWQLTGASDPGLPQPLKIDDLNQLCADAREGLEQLIALFDDPDTPYYSLPHFDRAPPAQWQDYAHLARVQEWAALDEGEDASG; the protein is encoded by the coding sequence ATGACGGAAACACTGCGCGGCCTGTATACCATTCCCCCCGGCATCCCTTTTGTCGATGCACTGGCCGACGGCTTGCTAAAACAAAGTGACGGATCGCCGGAAATGCTTTCCACATTCCGGGTTTTACTCCCCACACGCCGGGCCTGCCGTAATCTACGCGAAGCGTTCCTGCGCCTGAGCAATGGCAAACCCCTATTGCTCCCCCGGATGCAGCCGCTTGGCGATATCGACGAAGACGAACTTTCTCTGACGCTCTCAGGATATGAGAACATCCCGGATTTTTTTGAATTGCCGCCGGGGTTGCCGCCGCTCAAACGTCAGGTTTTACTGGCACGCCTCATTATGAAGGCCCGTGATTTACATCATAACCCCGATCAAGCCTTCGCATTGGCCCATGAACTCGGCCGTTTTATCGACCAGATCTATATCGAAAATCTGGATATGGCTGATCTGCAAAATCTAGTACCCGATTCCCTTTCAGAGCACTGGCAAATCACCCTCGACTTTTTAAAAATCCTCAGTGAGAACTGGCCAGCCATTTTGGCGGAAAACGGGGTCATTGATGCCGCCGACCGCCGCAACCGTTTACTGCGCATACTCACAAAGCACTGGCAAAAACATCCGCCGCAGACCCCCGTTATTGCCGCCGGGTCGACAGGCTCCATACCGGCAACCGCCGCACTGCTGAAAACGATAGCCACGCTCCCCCAGGGCTGCGTCATCCTGCCGGGGCTGGACAACGCCATGGATCAGGAAAGCTGGGACGCTTTAGAGCCAACTCATCCGCAGGCAACCATGAAGGATCTTTTGAAGCGTCTGGAAACAGAGCGTAAAAATGTTGCACCTTGGCCGCACAAAAAACAGGATGAACAAAACGAAATGCGGCTGTGGCTGACCCGGGAAATGATGCGTCCGGCAGACACCGTCGACCAGTGGAAAGATCTGCAACTTAATGAACAAGACCGCGATCGCCTGAACCGATCTCTAAACAATATCCAGCGCTACGATTGCGACACAGTGCAAGAAGAAGCCAACCTGATCGCCTGCCTGATGCGAGAAACACTGGAACACGACGCCCGCACCGCCGCTTTAATCACACCTGACCGGCGCCTGGCCCGCCGCGTGGCCATGGCTTGCCGCCGGTGGGATATTACGGTCGATGACTCGGCGGGACAAGCCTTAAGCGATACAGCCGTCGGCAGCTTTATCCGGCTAACGGCGCAAACAGTTCTGTCCGGATTAAAACCGGCCACCTTGCTTTCGTTATTAAAGCACCGGCATTTTTGTTTCGAAAAGAACCGGCGCCTGATCGAAGATTTTGAAATCTCTGTCCTGCGCGGCCCGATGCCCGCCAAAGGGTTTGAAGGATTGCGAACAACGCTCGCCAAAAACGAGAAAATTGACGGGCCGACCCGGCAAATGATCGCCTCTTTTATCAATCGTCTTGATGATGCCCTGTCACCGCTTATGGCGCTCATGGAAGACACGCACAAGCAAAACTTCGCCACACTTCTCGACGCACACATCACACTGGTAGAATCCCTGTCCGAAACAACCGGCGGCGTCCTGTGGCAGGGCGAAGACGGTGAACAGGCAGCCCTGTTTTTAGCAGAATTAAAAGATCAGGCACCGCTGTTCCCGCCAATGACCAGCCATAATTACCTGACCGTCATATCCCGTTTGATGGCAGGAATTGCCGTCCGTCCCGCTTATGGATCGCATCCCCGCCTTTTCATTCTCGGCCAGCTAGAGGCACGTCTGACTCAGGCCGATTTACTAATCATGGCCGGGCTGAACGAGGGAACGTGGCCCCCCGAAGCCCCTGCCGATCCATGGATGTCCCGGCCCATGCGCAAAGAATTCAAACTGCCCGCACCAGAACGAACCATTGGCCAGACCGCCCACGATTTTGTGCAGGGTTTTTGTGCACAAAATGTTGTCATGACAAGATCCCGCCGCGTGGACGGCACGCCGGCCGTCCCAGCCCGCTGGCTGCAACGTCTGGATACGGTTTTACAGGCCGCCGGCTTTGATCCTCAGGATTTGCAAAAACACCCGTATCTGCATTACGCCCGCATGCTCGACGAAACGGATGATTTCTGTCCGGTAGAACGCCCCCAGCCACGCCCGCCGGTCGAAAAACGCCCGCGCGAACTCTACGTTACCGCTATCGAAAAATGGATGCGCGATCCTTACAGCATCTATGCCCGCTACGTTCTTGGTCTTCGCAAACTGGATAATGTAGAAGAAGATAGCGATGCCGCCACCCGCGGCACTTTGATTCACGAAACCCTGCAGGAATTCATAACGGCAAACCCCGATACCACACCGGAAAATGCTGCAGATATTTTATGCAACATCGCAAAGGAAAAATTGGGCGAACGTCTGGAAACGGACCCGTCATGGACTTACTGGTGGCCGAGATTCGAGCGACTGGCAAACTGGTTTGCCGATCATGAAAAGCAATGGCGGCAAGACACTCGGCCTCAGACGATTAAAACCGAAATCAGCGGAAAAGTAGCGCTCCCCGGCCCCGCCGGATCGTTCGTCCTCGGCGCCAAAGCCGACCGCATTGACCAGCGCACTGATGGCACCGCCGCAATCATTGATTACAAGACCGGGACAGTCCCTGGCAAAAAAGCCGTTATCGCCGGCCTGTCGCCGCAAATGCCCCTGGAAGGAAGCATTTTAAAAGCCGGCGGATTCGCGGGACTGGGATCTGTTAAAACCATTGGATATCTAGGATTCTGGCAGCTAACCGGCGCCAGCGATCCCGGCCTTCCGCAACCTCTTAAAATTGACGATCTGAATCAGTTATGCGCCGATGCCCGGGAAGGTCTGGAACAGCTGATAGCGCTTTTTGACGATCCGGATACCCCTTACTACAGTTTGCCGCATTTTGACCGTGCCCCGCCCGCACAATGGCAGGACTACGCCCATCTCGCCCGTGTACAGGAATGGGCGGCGCTGGATGAAGGAGAGGATGCTTCCGGATGA